TTCGCACTCCGCTGCGGGAATTCCCCTCCACTTTCCTGGGGGCCACGGAACTCCGGCTGGATGAAATGTGCCTCGCCTATTCCTGCTTTCCCACATTAGGAAAGCGCCCGCCGAAGCAGCACCTCATCCAGCGCATCACCGATTTCCGTGGCAAGACCGTCTTCCAGCTTGATGAGAAGACGCTGCAGCCGGTCCGCGCCATGGATGAGATCGCCGCCTACCAGACCCATACCTGCCTGACGGAAGCCCTGCATCGCGGCACAGGCGCGCCATCCATCGAATATGGCCTGGGTGATTTCCCGGCAGGCGGAAAAACCGGTACCCATTATGAATCCAAGGACTTGTGGTTCCTGGGTTATACCTCGGCAGTGACCTGCGGTGTGTGGGTGGGCTTTGACCGGCATAAAACCATCTATCCCGGTGCCTTCTCCAACAAGATCGCCCTTCCGATCTGGACGGACATCATCAATGCCTCCACCAAGGTGCGGACACCCATGGAAATCAATCCGCCAGAGTCCGCCGAGCGCATCGAGATCTGCCGGGTCAGCGGCCTGCGGGCCAGCGACTTCTGCTATGACAAGGTCAAGGGACCCGACGGTGTTGAGCGTTCTGTGCGTAGCACGTATTCTGAATATCTCCGCCCCGGCACCAGCTTTAACATGACCTGCCCAGTCCATACCGGCGAAGGGCTGCCTGCAGATCTGGCCCGTTTTCACCAGTCCATTCAAAACACCACGGATACGGCGCTTTTGGCCGAAGCTAGCAAGTTCGCCAATGTGGAACCGGTGTATCTTCAGGATCCCATCATTATAGGTGAGGACCCCTACAATTCTGAAAAGCCCATTCTGCGTGCCCGGCCGGTGAATGATGACGGCACTCCGATCCTGCGGGCTCTTCCCGTGGGTGTGGATGAAAGCGGGATTTCTGAACAGCCGGTCATCAAACTCAAGCCGCCGCCACCGATGAAAATCGAGTTGTAAAGGCCGCACCAGCAAGGGCCAAAGACAAACTGACAACCGGCTGCATTTTTGGGGAGAAATCTGCCGCCAACTGGCTAGGCTGGGCAGGCCAATGGCCGATTCCTTTGTCCACCTCCACCTGCATTCCGAATACTCTCTCCTCGATGGCGCGGTCCGTTTGGACGATCTCGTCAAGCGCACGAAAGAGCTGGGAATGCCTGCGGTCGCGGTGACAGACCATGGAAACCTTTATGGGGCCATTGATTTCTATATGGCCGCCCGGAAGGCGAAAGTGAAGCCCATCCTAGGCTGCGAGGTTTACCTGGCCCCAGGCTCCATGCATGACAAAAAGGAAGTGCAGGGCCGCAAGCGCGCCTCCCACCTGACGCTCCTGGCTGCAAGCAACGAAGGTTATGAAAACCTCTCCCGCATCGTCACGGAGGCGCACCTATATGGCCAGTGGTACAGCCCCCGGCTGGACAAGGACCTGCTGCGCAAACACAGCAAAGGCCTCATCTGCCTCAGCGGCTGCATCAACGGGGAGGTCAACCAGCTTCTGCTGACCGACCGCAAAGACGAAGCGGAAAAAAGCCTCCTGGAATTTCGCGACATCTTCGGTCCTGAAAACTTTTACCTGGAGCTCCATGACCACGGCATGGAGCAGCAGCGCACCGTCGCGCGCCAGCTCATCGAATGGGGCAAAAAGTATGATTTGAAGACCGTCGCGGCGAATGACGTGCATTTCATGGACCGTGACGATCATGAAAGCCATGACATCATGATCTGCATCGGCACAGGTGCGAACGTTCATGATACCAACCGTCTGACCTATTCCCCAGAAGTCTATTTTAAGACGGCGGAAGAAATGCGCGCCCTTTTCAAAGAAGTGCCGGAGGCCTGCGACGCCACCCTGGAAATCGCCGAAAGGTGCAACATTGATATCCGCCTGGATTCCACCAGCATTGACCGGTATCCCCAGTATCCGCTGGAAGGCCAGTGGACAGACCGCAATGTTTACCTGCGCCATCTTTGCGAGGAAGGCCTCATCCGCCGCTACGGTCGCGACCGTGCCCTAAACGATGAAGCCCTCCGCCAGCGTATGGACTATGAGCTGGCCCTGCTGGCGGAAAAGAACTTCACCAGTTACTTCCTCATCGTCTGGGACTTCATCAACTGGGCACGCGAGCACGGCATCCCCGTAGGACCAGGGCGTGGTTCTGCCGCAGGCTCCGTCGTGGCGTATGTGCTGGGCATCACGGACATTGATCCGCTGCGCTTCGAGCTGGTGTTCGAGCGCTTCCTGAACCCTGAGCGAGTCAGCCCTCCGGATATTGACATCGACTTCTGCCAGACCCGCCGTGGCGAGGTCATCCAGTATGTGCGTGAGAAATATGGTGACCTCAGCGTCAGCCACATCATCACCTTTGGCACCATGGGTGCGAAGTCTGTTGTGCGCGATGTAGGACGTGTACTGGGCTGGAGTTATGGTGATGCCGACCGCCTTTCCAAGATGATCCCCACCGAGCTGAACATCACGCTCGCCGGCGAGGACAAGGTGGACAAGGCTACGGGCAAGAAGATCCACATTGACGGGGCCATTGACAAAAACCCGGAGTTGAAAGCTTACATCGAGAACGACAGCAATGCCCAGGAACTCTGGAAGCATGCCACGTTCCTGGAAGGCATCACGCGCGGCACAGGCATTCATGCGGCGGGTGTCGTCATCGGTGACCGTCCCCTGTATGATTTCATCGCCCTGACACGAGGCAACGAGGAGGAAATTGTCTCCCAGTTTGCCATGAAACCGCTCACTGAACTGGGCATGCTCAAGATGGATTTCCTGGGGCTGAAAACGCTGACGGTTATCCACGAGGCCGAGTACTGGGTGCAGAAACGGGTGCCTGGTTTTAACACCTCTGACGCGCCTTTGGATGACGTCAAAACATTTGAGATGTTGCAGCGGGGGGAAACGGTCGCGGTGTTCCAGATGGAATCTGGCGGCATGATCAATACCTGCAAGCAGCTCGGTCCAGACAAGATCGAGGAGATCATCGCTATCCTCGCCCTGTACCGTCCGG
This window of the Prosthecobacter sp. SYSU 5D2 genome carries:
- the dnaE gene encoding DNA polymerase III subunit alpha — encoded protein: MADSFVHLHLHSEYSLLDGAVRLDDLVKRTKELGMPAVAVTDHGNLYGAIDFYMAARKAKVKPILGCEVYLAPGSMHDKKEVQGRKRASHLTLLAASNEGYENLSRIVTEAHLYGQWYSPRLDKDLLRKHSKGLICLSGCINGEVNQLLLTDRKDEAEKSLLEFRDIFGPENFYLELHDHGMEQQRTVARQLIEWGKKYDLKTVAANDVHFMDRDDHESHDIMICIGTGANVHDTNRLTYSPEVYFKTAEEMRALFKEVPEACDATLEIAERCNIDIRLDSTSIDRYPQYPLEGQWTDRNVYLRHLCEEGLIRRYGRDRALNDEALRQRMDYELALLAEKNFTSYFLIVWDFINWAREHGIPVGPGRGSAAGSVVAYVLGITDIDPLRFELVFERFLNPERVSPPDIDIDFCQTRRGEVIQYVREKYGDLSVSHIITFGTMGAKSVVRDVGRVLGWSYGDADRLSKMIPTELNITLAGEDKVDKATGKKIHIDGAIDKNPELKAYIENDSNAQELWKHATFLEGITRGTGIHAAGVVIGDRPLYDFIALTRGNEEEIVSQFAMKPLTELGMLKMDFLGLKTLTVIHEAEYWVQKRVPGFNTSDAPLDDVKTFEMLQRGETVAVFQMESGGMINTCKQLGPDKIEEIIAILALYRPGPMQFIPDYIQRKKGLEEVEYPHPLLEKIAKETYGILVYQEQVQQAANVLAGFTLGQADLLRRAMGKKDAAEMARQRIAFVAGCKTTNDIGDKQANAVFDLLEKFAQYGFNKSHSAAYGIVTYRTAYLKANYPVEFMTGVLSLEVSNTDKIANFVSESLRMGIPILPPDINRSLLKFSPERTKDASPDIEGPNAIRFGLSAVKNVGEAAMATAIEEREKNGPFKSLEDFAARMDTRAVNKKLLEALVKSGAFDFTKEHRASLFAKLEQVLASAASAQKDKKAGQGGLFDDFAMAPPKKAAAQVAIEPWTMDETLAFEKELLGFYVSGHPLDSYRGNFESSKLTKIIALEEVDTSGKPQTVYIAGIVNSLDVKYSKKDNRPFATFTFEDFTGQIEMMVWSDEYEKFKDVLKVGSVLGLRCRCMKDQRTEGNRLTLGDAKPLQPKKARLTNAGEAGVEAPAKPAAPPAPPKPLVLRLDCKRHSQIDLERIHEVLVQYPGELPVIFDFAYNGGRRIRLQAGDEYRVSQTKDLVQQLMIWL